A part of Palaemon carinicauda isolate YSFRI2023 chromosome 8, ASM3689809v2, whole genome shotgun sequence genomic DNA contains:
- the stnA gene encoding protein stoned-A — translation MLKIKKGIKKKIKGKKGKNDELFTPEELEQYKREKEEEARRLAGQQQQQQPETSEEKENIPGEAEAVAPEEGATGTSDTQEASPAKEDWRSFFAATDTVLKKTSDNLHQIKEASYFQKKEELCQKEVEVVQETSAEAPAPATTGGKRWVDLEKGGIDEESEATNEEDVKELEEPEPESEPELAPLQFIEDLPDVDVDDFTEVFDTTYVDNVESGQVKLHYIPDSPTTEDPNEPDPFDTSVVDKVLHTEKPKPKETSVKKQEPEKKKKKLVNLGCAVDVLTGKVQTADKPTGTPPPDSKRRRVIQKEINLLADDDDNENLNSQTGEKEQDTTKEPEINVLDDILCVTDSTDFPETSVVLCPTPRATSPSVLSDEGKSKENEELLAENVIACENKEVDLSEFLESNGEEPDSKETKDNGKDLDLKDLVAEFDIIDKSEVINETLIPAEPDPIEDEFDAEFAFLAAESVAKAKEKEFTDLEDDPFDTSVAAQVLGPEEPQEIEKDPFDVGFAEEALGESISSGKKAKQPPPIRPAPPTVKVPEEVDPFDTSIADVHLPVDHLASQETTLDLSETLQPHSGAEISKSESFDPFDTSIAEAFGKTELKVLETELLTNDQNKAGQSLSEADIDDFDFNPRAEEPTSTETQAKPSPPCLLTAGDEEVESGPVLTPSQQPQEDDFDPFDTSIAAKVAIKSLEAELLSDSAQSSSDKKHPPPRPPPSPGHIFATTPTDTNPALQPSNVDDQSLQKSVDTEIDPFDTSIAENFGKTELKALENELLTSDQSSQVSKAEKERPDTKSLELPVKSLPLPSPKCLLAATPVDEHPTLQPTLEPADNTSNTQTEDFDPFDTSIADQFGKTELKVLESELLVTANNPVVEEIENFNPRAETEVPKKPSKPSRPPSPAQPQCLLTATPAGSPPGAELLAPTEFKTSDTTENFDPFDTSIAEKFGKTELKQLESELLSSENTATNIADDFDPRGEETKTLQVTQKPSRPSVPTAPCLLATTPTDQSVPLQPSLNTVEQPKEGEIPEDFDPFDTSIAEKLCKTEIKALEETLFTSSNTETNSKSVISDTITATNLSLATSNAPNFSADHFLSSSPTEDLGPTLQPVQGQHKEETNDFDPFDTSIAEKFGKTELKTLESELLSDSGVKRNLSDDEFDPREEETKLPKRPTPPIKKPDTPVNLLDSTEDHNIPDQPLLASRQQLAADNLEEDYDPFDTSIAANIGPSKAELKYLESELLSAAEDPFDTSNIA, via the coding sequence ATgctcaaaataaaaaaaggaatcaagaaaaaaatcaaaggaaagaaaggaaagaatGATGAGTTATTTACTCCAGAGGAATTAGagcaatataaaagagaaaaagaagaagaagcacgaCGACTTGCtgggcagcaacagcagcagcagcctgaaACTTCAGAAGAGAAGGAAAATATACCAGGAGAAGCCGAAGCAGTAGCACCAGAAGAAGGAGCAACCGGCACTTCTGATACTCAGGAAGCCTCACCTGCAAAAGAAGACTGGAGAAGTTTCTTTGCTGCAACTGACACTGTTCTAAAGAAGACCAGCGACAACCTCCATCAAATCAAGGAAGCAAGTTATTTCCAGAAGAAAGAAGAACTCTGTCAGAAAGAAGTTGAGGTGGTTCAGGAAACATCTGCTGAAGCACCAGCACCTGCTACCACTGGTGGCAAGAGGTGGGTTGATCTTGAGAAGGGAGGAATAGACGAAGAGTCAGAGGCTACCAATGAGGAAGACGTAAAAGAACTTGAAGAACCTGAACCAGAGTCAGAGCCTGAACTTGCCCCTCTACAGTTCATTGAAGATCTTCCAGATGTTGATGTTGATGACTTTACTGAAGTTTTTGACACAACATATGTCGATAATGTAGAAAGTGGGCAGGTCAAACTCCATTATATTCCTGACAGCCCAACAACTGAAGACCCTAATGAGCCTGACCCATTTGATACATCAGTGGTTGATAAAGTTTTACATACTGAGAAGCCAAAACCAAAGGAAACCAGTGTAAAGAAGCAAGAaccagagaaaaagaagaagaaacttgTGAATCTAGGCTGCGCAGTTGATGTTTTAACAGGCAAGGTTCAGACTGCAGACAAACCTACTGGAACACCGCCACCAGATTCGAAGCGTCGGCGTGTTATTCAAAAGGAGATAAATTTGCTCgcagatgacgatgataatgaaaaCTTAAATAGCCAGACAGGTGAAAAAGAACAGGATACAACAAAGGAACCAGAGATTAATGTTCTCGATGATATACTGTGCGTTACAGATTCTACCGATTTCCCAGAAACAAGTGTAGTTCTCTGCCCAACTCCTAGGGCTACATCTCCTTCTGTTCTTTCTGATGAAGGTAAATCAAAAGAGAATGAAGAGTTACTTGCAGAAAATGTTATTGCATGTGAAAACAAAGAAGTAGATTTAAGTGAATTTTTGGAATCAAATGGAGAAGAGCCAGATAGTAAAGAAACTAAAGATAACGGAAAAGACTTAGATCTTAAGGATCTTGTTGCTGAATTTGATATTATAGACAAATCTGAAGTGATAAATGAAACATTGATACCAGCTGAACCTGATCCAATTGAAGACGAGTTTGACGCAGAATTTGCTTTCCTAGCAGCGGAGTCTGTTGCAAAAGCAAAGGAAAAGGAGTTCACAGATCTTGAAGACGATCCTTTTGATACATCTGTTGCTGCACAAGTACTTGGTCCAGAAGAGCCTCAGGAAATAGAAAAGGATCCCTTTGACGTAGGCTTTGCAGAAGAGGCTTTGGGTGAATCCATTTCATCAGGAAAAAAAGCAAAACAACCCCCGCCAATTAGACCAGCACCTCCAACAGTAAAAGTACCTGAAGAAGTAGATCCATTTGACACTTCTATTGCAGATGTACACTTACCTGTAGATCATCTTGCCTCTCAAGAAACTACTTTAGACCTCTCCGAGACTTTGCAACCTCACTCTGGTGCCGAAATATCAAAATCAGAGAGTTTTGATCCATTTGATACTTCTATTGCCGAAGCATTTGGCAAGACAGAGTTAAAAGTTCTAGAGACAGAATTACTTACCAATGATCAAAACAAAGCTGGCCAAAGCTTAAGTGAAGCAGATATTGATGATTTTGATTTCAATCCAAGAGCAGAAGAACCAACTTCCACAGAAACTCAGGCTAAGCCCTCTCCTCCTTGTTTGTTAACAGCCGGTGACGAAGAAGTCGAAAGTGGACCAGTTTTAACTCCCTCTCAACAGCCACAAGAAGACGATTTTGATCCATTTGACACTTCTATAGCAGCAAAAGTTGCAATCAAATCACTAGAAGCAGAATTACTTAGTGATTCAGCTCAGTCATCTTCAGATAAAAAACATCCACCTCCTCGACCTCCACCCAGCCCAGGACATATATTTGCTACAACACCTACTGATACAAATCCAGCACTTCAGCCTTCTAATGTAGATGATCAAAGTCTGCAAAAGAGTGTTGACACAGAAATAGACCCTTTTGACACATCTATTGCTGAGAACTTTGGAAAAACCGAATTAAAAGCCTTAGAGAATGAACTACTAACAAGTGATCAATCCTCACAAGTGTCAAAAGCAGAAAAGGAAAGGCCTGATACCAAATCCCTTGAATTGCCAGTCAAGTCACTTCCCCTACCTTCTCCAAAGTGTCTGCTAGCTGCAACACCTGTTGATGAGCACCCAACCCTTCAACCAACACTTGAACCAGCAGATAACACCTCCAATACACAGACTGAAGACTTTGATCCATTTGATACATCTATTGCTGATCAATTTGGAAAAACTGAATTGAAAGTTCTTGAAAGTGAATTGCTTGTCACTGCCAATAATCCTGTTGTTGAAGAAATCGAAAACTTTAATCCTCGAGCAGAAACTGAAGTACCAAAAAAACCTTCGAAGCCATCCCGACCTCCATCCCCTGCCCAGCCTCAGTGCCTATTAACTGCTACACCAGCAGGTTCACCACCAGGAGCTGAACTGCTTGCACCCACTGAATTCAAAACTTCTGACACTACTGAAAATTTTGATCCCTTTGATACTTCTATTGCAGAAAAATTTGGCAAAACTGAGCTAAAGCAGCTTGAGAGTGAACTATTGAGTTCAGAAAATACTGCAACTAATATTGCTGACGATTTTGACCCTCGAGGAGAAGAGACCAAGACACTTCAAGTCACTCAGAAGCCAAGTCGACCATCAGTACCCACAGCACCTTGCCTTCTTGCAACAACCCCAACTGATCAAAGTGTTCCATTGCAGCCTAGTCTGAACACCGTTGAACAGCCTAAAGAGGGTGAAATACCCGAGGATTTTGACCCATTTGACACAAGCATTGCTGAGAAACTCTGTAAAACAGAGATTAAGGCCCTTGAAGAAACACTTTTCACAAGCAGCAATACAGAAACTAATTCAAAATCGGTAATTAGTgatacaataacagcaacaaatttGTCATTAGCAACAAGCAACGCACCTAACTTTTCTGCTGATCACTTTCTTTCTTCTTCCCCAACTGAGGATCTTGGGCCAACACTACAGCCAGTCCAAGGTCAGCACAAGGAAGAAACCAACGACTTTGATCCTTTTGATACCTCTATTGCCGAGAAGTTCGGCAAGACTGAACTTAAAACCCTTGAATCTGAACTTTTATCTGATTCTGGTGTTAAAAGAAACCTAAGTGACGACGAGTTTGATCCCCGAGAGGAGGAAACAAAGTTACCTAAGCGCCCAACACCTCCAATAAAAAAACCAGACACTCCTGTGAATCTTCTTGACTCTACTGAAgatcacaatatccctgaccagcCTTTACTAGCAAGTAGACAGCAACTAGCAGCAGATAACCTTGAAGAGGACTATGATCCATTTGACACATCTATAGCTGCAAATATTGGACCAAGCAAAGCAGAATTAAAATATCTCGAATCAGAGCTTTTGAGTGCTGCTGAAGACCCATTTGATACTTCTAATATAGCATAA